AACCTGAGCGCGGCGGAGGGCCACCCGGCGGCGGTCATGGACATGTCGTTCGCGAACCAGGCGCTCACCGTGGAGTGGATCGCCAAGCAGGAGTCCAGGCTGGCGCCCGACGTGTACTCCGTGCCGGCCGACATCGACGCGGAGGTTGCCACGCTGAAGCTCCGGGCCATGGGCGTGGAGATCGACGAGCTCACCGCTGAGCAGGAGGCCTACCTCCAGTCCTGGGAGCAGGGGACCTAGTGCGTCCGGCGCCCCGGATGGAGGCCTAGCCGGCCGGCGCGGCGCATGGGACCGGCCGACGCTCTCCTCGGCGAGTTCCGGACGGCCGGCCGGACCCTGTTCTCGCTGGGCCTGGTCAAGGGGGCCAACGGGAACCTCTCCGTATCCGACGGAAACCGCCTCGTGATCACGCGGGCTGGGTGCTCGCTGGCCGGGCTGTCGCCGGACGACGTCCTGGAGGGAAGCCTGGACGGGCCGCCGGCGGGGGCGTCGTCGGACCTCGCCCTCCACCTCGCCGCGTACCGGCAGCGCGGTCCGGGGGCCGTCGCACACGCGCACCCGCCGGGAACCGTTCCGGAGGAGGTCGGACCGGGAACGCCGCACGGAAGGTACGCGCACGCCTCGTCGCTGGCGGAGGCGGTGGCGGAGCTGGTCCGGGAGGCTCGCGACGGAGGGGCGACGTGAAGCCGGTCGAGTGGGACGACGGCGTCGTGCGGATCCTCGATCAGACCCGGCTCCCCGAGGAGGAGGTCTACCTCGCCTGCCGCTCGCCCCATGACGTGGCGGAAGCCATCCGGACGCTTGCGGTGCGGGGCGCTCCCGCGCTGGGCGTGGCCGCGGCCATGGGCGTGGCCCTGGCCGCCCATCGGTCCGAGGCCCGCGGCCCCAGGGGCCTGGTCCACGAGCTCGAACGCGAGGCCGGCCGGCTCGTGGCCACCCGCCCCACGGCGGTGAACATCGCCTGGGCGGTGGGCCGGGTCCTGGCCGCCGTCCGGGCGCGGGGATCGATCGACGAGATCCGGCGTACCGCCCTGGACGAGAGCCTCCGGATCGCCCTGGAGGACGAGCAGGCCTGTCTGGCCATGGGAGCCCTGGGAGCGGAGCTGGTTCCGCCGGGAGCGAACGTGCTCACGCACTGCAACACCGGCATGCTGTGCACCTTGGGGACGGGAACAGCGCTTGGCGTGGTGTATGCGGCGCACGAGGCCGGCAAGCGGGTGCACGTGTGGGTGGACGAGACGCGGCCCGTCCTGCAGGGGGCCCGCCTGACCGCGTGGGAGCTCCAGCGGATGGGCGTTCCCATGACCCTCATCGCGGACACCGCACCCGGTCACCTGATGGCGCAGGGCCGGGTGGACCTGGTGATCGTGGGCGCGGACCGCATCGCGGCCAACGGCGACGTGGCCAACAAGATCGGGACGTACCAGCTCGCGGTGCTGGCGAGCCATCACGGCGTCCCGTTCTACGTCGCGGCGCCGACCTCGAGCATCGACCTGTCGACGCCGAGCGGTAGGGACATCCGGATCGAGGAACGGGACCCCCTGGAGGTGACGGCGCCCCGAGGAGTCCGGTTCGCCCCGGAGGGGACGCCCGCGGCGAACCCGGCCTTCGACGTGACGCCGGCGCGGCTGGTCTCGGCCATCGTGACCGAGCAGGGGATCGTGCGGGCGCCGTATCGCTCGAGGCTCCGGGCGGTCGTGGGCGGGAGCCGCGCGTCGTGAGCGGCGAGTCCGCGGTCCCCTCCATCTCCATCCGGGCTCGTTTCGAGCGGTTCCCGGCCACGGTGAAAGGAGCCTTCGTGCTCCGGGGGGAGGACGCCGATCCGCATCAGGTCTCCGTCGTGGCGGCCCGGGTGGTCCGGCTGCCCGGCCCGGCGGTGCGCGACCTGCCCCTGGGCGAGGTGACGCTGGACGCCCCGCCCCATCAGGACCTCTTCGTGCCGTTCGAGGCGTCCATCGTGGACCTGGACGCGGGCTGGTACGGGTTCGAGGTGGAGCTCGAGGTGGACGGGGTCAGGCAGGTGCACCCGGGTGACCGGCGCTTCTCCGTGCCGTGGCCGCGGGGCACGATCCGGACGGGGACCCTCCGGGTCGAGGAGGACATGGAGCTGGGAGACGGGTCCGCGCGGGTCGACCGGGTGCAGTGCACGACCGACGCGACGACGGTCCGGCTCCAGGTCGACCCGCCCCAGGCCGTAGAGGTCGAGCTGCGGGCCGACGGCGACGTCCTTCCCGTGATCGCCCTGGTGTTGGACGATGCCACCGGTGAGGTGACGGCCACCGCATATCCGGTCCTCCGGCGCCACCGCCGGCTTCGGATCGAGCTCCAGGCCATCCGGGGAAGGGCGCCCATGGCGCGGGGGCAGCTCGAGATCGACCTTCCCTAGCGAATTCCGGGTCCTCGGTGCCTGCGGTCGATGCCGGCCCAGGGGAGTCCGTGGGCCGGCCGTTCGGGCTTGCGCCCGCTGTTCGCCCTGGCCACAGCGCTGCGGCGGGGTCGTGTCACTGGCCGAGGCTACGGTCCCTTCGATGGTCAGGGTCCTGCGAGACATGCTGTTTCCGCTCCGGTGCGCCAGCTGCGGCGCGGGGTCGTGGCCGTTCTGTCCGGGCTGCCGAGCCGCTCTCGTGGTGGTCACGCCGCCGCTGTGCGCCCGATGCGGCCGGCCGGCCGAGGATGCGGTGGGCCGGTGCAGGGACTGCCCACCGACTCCCGTCGAGGTCGCTCGATCACCGCTCGTGTACGAGGGTCCTGCCCGGGCGGCCCTGCATCGATTGAAGTTCTCGGGCTGGCGGGTCGTCGCGGAGGCGTTCGGGGCAGCCATGGCGGCGGTCAACGTGTTCGAAGCCGAGGCCGTGACGTGGGTGCCATTGTCGCCGGGCCGCAGGGCCCGGCGGGGGTTCGACCAGGCCCGAGCCCTCGCCGTGGCCGTCGCCGGACGGGTGTCCGTCCCGGCCGTGCCGCTGCTCGAACGCACCACGGAGACGCCGCCCCAGGCCAGACGCTCCGCGGTGGAGCGGCGCCGGGCCATGCGAGGGGCGTTCCGCTCCGCGGGCCGGGACCCTCCGGCCAGCGTCCTGCTCGTGGACGACGTCCTCACGACCGGGGCCACGGCCGCGGAATGCGCCCGGGTGCTGGTCTCGGCGGGGGCCGCCCACGTCGGGTTGCTGACGGCGGCCAGGGCTCTGTCCGGGCCGATCCCGGCACGATGCTATAGTCGGGACGACTCCCGTCTGAGTCTGTGGTTGCCCGGGGACCGACCCCGGTAGTCGATGCCAGTCGCAGGCGAAGCGACCCACGTAAGGCGAGCCTTGGCCGCCGAGCATGGTGCGACTTAGATGTAAGTCCTGCCCTGGCCGGGGTATCCCGGCCGGGAGAAGGTGCTAAGCCGCGGGAACGCGGTGATCCCCTCAGCAGGCGGGTGTGGGGCCAAAGACCAGGTCAGTCGGACGGGAGTCCTTTGCACGGCCGCGGCGCTCGAGACAGGGAGGCGGCATGGAGCTGGTGGTGAAGGGCAGGGGCGTCGAGGTCACCGACCAGCTCAGGCGTACCGTTCGCCATAAGCTCGACAAGCTGTCCCGGGTCGAGCCCAAGGCCGTCCGCGTCGAGGTCGAGGTGATCTCGGAGCGCAACCCCCGGCAGAACGGCGCCAAGCGGGTCGAGGCCACCCTGGAAACGCCCCGCGAGACGTTTCGGGCTCGAGCCCAGGCCCGCGACGTCGAAGTGGGCCTCGATCAGCTCGTGGAGCGCCTGGAGCGTCAGGTCCGCGATCACCGCGAGAAACGGCGAAACCGCATTCTGGATGGGGCCAATCGTCTAAAATCCGCTCGGACCAACCCGGGAGGACAGACAGCGGCGGAGTAGCCCGACCGGGGCCGTGGCCCAACGCCGGGGGACGGGTGGGTACGAGAGAAGTCAGCCCGCAGGACGACCAGGACCAGCTCCGCGTCCTCATCGTGGACGACCACGCCCTGTTCCGCCGCGGGCTCGAGATCGTCCTGGAGCCCGAACCGGACATCACGGTGGTCGGCGAGGCGTCGGACGGTCAGGAGGCCACCGCCAAGGCCCAGGAGCTCATGCCCGACGTCGTGCTCATGGACGTCCGTATGCCGAGGCGCTCCGGGATCGAGGCGGCCCGGGAGATCCGGGACATGCTCCCGCACGTGCGAATCCTGATGCTGACGGTGTCGGAGGAGGAAGCCGACCTGTACGAGGCGATCAAGGCCGGCGCCTCCGGCTACCTGCTGAAGGAGATCTCCACGGAGGAGATCCCCCAGGCCATCCGCTCCGTCGTGGCCGGGCAGTCCCGCATCTCTCCGTCCATGGCCTCGAAGCTGCTCACGGAGTTCGCCACGATGAGCAAGCAGGCCGCGGATCGGCGCCTGATGCCCCCGCCCCGGCTCACCGACCGGGAGACCGAGGTCCTCGGGCTGGTCGCGAACGGCCTGAACAACCGGGACATCGCCCGGGAGCTGTTCATCTCCGAGAACACCGTGAAGAACCACGTCCGCAACATCCTGGACAAGCTCCATCTGCACTCCCGGATGGAGGCCGTCGTCTACGCCGTCCGCCAGAACATCCTGGACGTCTCGGACGGTGCCGGGGGCCCCTCCCCGGCGGTCCCGTAGCCGGGCCCGACCCCATCGGGGCGACCGCACCGCTGCCGCTCGGAACCCCGGCCAACCAGGACCCCCCTCGTATAATCGAGTTCCCCATACGCGCTCGCGCACGACCGCAAGGAGCCCCGTTGGTACTCGACAAGCTCGGCGATTTCGGAGAGGGTCGCAAGGTCAAGAAGCTGGGCGAGCTCGCCCGGGTCATCGGGACCTTCGAGCCCGAGATCGAGGACCTCTCGGACGCCGAGCTCCGCGGCAAGACCGATGAGTTCAAGCGCCGCCTGGCCGACGGCGAGACCCTCGACGACATCCTCCCCGAGGCCTTCGCCTCCGTCCGGGAGGCGGCCAAGCGCACCATCGGGCAGCGCCACTTCGACGTGCAGCTGATGGGCGGCGTCGTCCTGCACCAGGGCAACATCGCCGAGATGAAGACCGGTGAAGGAAAGACCCTCGTGTCGACCCTGCCGAGCTACCTGAACTCCTTGGGCGGCGAAGGGGTCCACGTGGTCACCGTCAACGACTACCTGGCCAAGCGGGACTCCGAGTGGATGGGGCCGATCTTCCGAGCCCTGGGCGTCTCCATCGGGCTGATCCAGACCAGCATGAATCCCGAGGAGCGCCGTCCCGCGTACGCCGCCGACGTCACCTACGGCACCAACAACGAGTTCGGGTTCGACTACCTCCGCGACAACATGGCCATGCGCCTGGAGGACATGGTCCAGCGCGGGCACCACTTCGCCATCGTGGACGAGGCGGACTCCATCCTGATCGACGAGGCCCGGACCCCGCTGATCATCAGCGGCATGGTGGCCGACTCCGCCAAGTGGTACCAGACCTTCGCCCGCATCGCGCCGCGCCTGCGCAAGGACGAGGACTACGAGGCCGACGAGTCCAAGCGCACCGTCGCCGTCAGCGAAGAGGGCGTGCGCAAGGTCGAGGAGATCCTGGGCATCGAGAACCTGTACGAGCACGTGCACACGCCGCTCGTGCACCACCTCCAGAACTCCCTGCGGGCCAAGGAGCTGTACAAGCGCGACGTCGACTACATCGTCGCGAACGGCGAGGTCAAGATCGTCGACGAGTTCACCGGCCGGGTGCTGGAGGGCCGGCGGTACTCCGAGGGCCTGCACCAGGCCATCGAGGCCAAGGAAGGCGTGAGGATCAAGGAGGAGAACCAGACCCTCGCCACCATCACCATCCAGAACTACTTCCGGATGTACGACAAGCTCGCCGGGATGACGGGGACGGCCAAGACCCAGCTGGTGGAGTTCGAGGAGGTCTACAAGTTGGGGGTGGTGGACATCCCCACCAACCGGCCCATGGTCCGCAACGACCAGCAGGACGTCATCTACAAGTCGGAGGACCCCAAGTGGCGGGCGGTCACCGAGGACATCGCGGAACGGAACGAGAAGGGCCAGCCCGTCCTGGTGGGCACGGTGTCGATCGAGAAGTCCGAGCGCCTGTCCGGCTACCTCCGACGCCGCGGCGTCCCGCACCACGTCCTGAACGCGAAGCACCACGAGAAGGAGGCCATGATCGTGGCCCAGGCCGGTCGGCTCGGGTCGGTCACGGTGGCCACGAACATGGCCGGCCGAGGGGTCGACATCCTCCTCGGGGGCAACCCCGAGTACCTGGCCCGCCAGGAGATGGCCGCTCGGGGGTTCGACAACGACCGCTACCTGATGTTCGACATGGACCCCCAGGAGCGCGAGGATTACGAGGCCGAGTACGAGCCGATCTTCCGCAAGTTCAAGGGCCAGACCGACGCCGAGCACGAGGAGGTCGTGCAGGTCGGCGGGCTGTACGTGCTGGGCACCGAGCGCCACGAGTCCCGCCGGATCGACAACCAGCTCCGGGGCCGGTCCGGCCGGCAGGGCGACCCGGGCGCGTCGATGTTCTACCTCTCGCTGGGGGACGACCTGATGCGGCTGTTCGCCTCCGAACGGATCGGGCGGATCATGGACCGCCTGAAGTGGCCGGAGGACGAGCCCATCGCCGCGAAGATGGTGAGCCGGGCCATCGAGGGCGCGCAGCGACAGGTCGAAGGCGTCAACTTCGAGCGACGCAAGAACGTCCTGAAGTACGACGAGGTCATGAACACCCAGCGCCAGGTGATCTACACGGAGCGCCGGAAGATCCTGGAGGGTCGGGACCTCCGCGACGATGCGCTGGAGATGGTCACCGACGCCGTCCAGGCCACGGTGGCCCAGTACGTCTCCGCGGAGGTCTTCTCGGAGGAGTGGGACCTCGAGAGCATGTTCAACGCGCTGGCCAACATCTACCCGGTCCAGCTTCGGGTGGCGGACCTCGAGGGCGTCGACGACCCCGAGGAGGTCCTGGAGAAGATCCTCCAGGAGGCCATGGCGGCCTACGAGGAGAAGGAGGAGCTGGTCGGGCCGGAGACCATGCGGGAGCTCGAGCGCATGGTCCTGCTCTCGATCATCGACAACAAGTGGCGCGAGCACCTCTACGAGATGGACTACCTCGAGGAGGGCATCCACCTCCGGGCATACGGCCAGCGCGACCCCCTCGTCGAGTACCAGCGCGAGGCCCACTCGATGTTCGAGGAGTTGAAGGGCGGCATCCGAGACGAGTTCGTCCGCTACATCTACCGAGTGGAGCTGGTCCGCCAGGACGAGCCGGCCCGGCCCAGGCCTCAGCGCGTGCTGGTGAGCCACGGCGAGGGCGGGGATGAGGCGGGGACCGCGCCGCAGGCCCGCAGCGACAAGGTCGGCCGGAACGCGCCGTGTCCGTGCGGATCCGGGCGGAAGTACAAGAAGTGCCACGGGGCCACGGTCTGACCCGCTGGGCCACCCGGCGAGACCGCGGCCTGAACCGCTGAGCCACCCGGCGCTCTCTCGCTCCCTCGACAGCCCGCCGGACGAACGGTGAGAATGCGACCGACCCCGCCGAAGCCATGAGCGATCACGACACCGCTGTACCGTGCGCCACGTGCGGAGCGCGCATCCCGGCCGGGGCGCGCTTCTGCCCCTCCTGCGGCACGCCCGTGCCCGTCCCGGCCTCCGGGACGGCGGCCGGAGCGGGGGTCGCGGAGCCCCACACCGCCACCGGCGCGCCCATGCGAGGGTTCGAGACAGGTGGCCGCGCGGACGAGCTCCGGCCGGTCACCGCCCTGTTCGCCGACGTGGTGGGATCGACCGCGCTCGGCGAGCGCCTGGGGCCGGACGAGGTCAAGGCCCTGATCGGGGAGTGCGTGAGCCGCATGAGCCGGGCGGTCGAGGAATTCGGTGGAACGATCCAGGCCTACATGGGGGACGGGATCTGCGCCTACTTCGGCGTGCCGGCGGCCCACGAGGACGACCAGGAACGTGCCGCCAGGGCCGCGCTGCGCATCCTCCAGTTGGTGGGGGAGTACGGCCGTGACATCGAGGCCGGGTGGGGGATCGCCGGGTTCAACGTCCGGGTCGGCATCAACTCCGGACCCGCCGCTGTGGGGACGGTGGGGGCGGCGGACCCGCAGGAGGTGGCCCTGGGCGACACCACCAACGTGGCCGCCCGGCTCCAGTCCGCGGCGCTCCCGGGCACCGTGGCCGTGGGCGACGCGGCCGCCCGCCGGCTGTCCCAGCACTTCGTCCTGGAGCCGCTCGGGGAGCTGGCCGTGAAGGGGCGGACGGAGCCGGTGCTGGCGTGGCGGCTGGTCGCGCCCCGTTCCACCCTGGAAGCCGGTCCGGCCACACCCCTGATCGGCCGGGACGGCGAGCTGGCCCGGCTGGCCGCGGTGGTGGACGAGCTGGAGGCCGGCCGGGGGCAGGTCCTGGTGGTCACGGGCGAGGCCGGGCTGGGAAAGACCCGCACGCTCGCCGAGCTCCGGCGGGTGGCCGGCGATCGGGTGACGTGGCTGGAGGGCCGCTGCCTGTCCTACGGGGGCGAGCTGCTGTACTGGCCGTTCGTGGAGATGATCCGAAGCTGGCTGGGAACCTCCGAGGGTGAGGCGGAGGTGGCCGTGCGGATGCGCCTGCGAGCCCGCATGGCCCCGCTCCTGGACGCCCAGCACCCCGACGCGCTCTCGTACCTGGGCCGGCTCCTGTCGGTCCGGTTGGAGGCGGAGCCCGAGCGCGACCTCCACCCCCCCTCCGCGGACCGCCTTTCGGCCGGCATCCGGGGCGCGTACCTGGCCTGGATCGAGCGTCTGGCCGCCGAGCGTCCGGTGGTGGTGGCGGTGGACGACCTCCAGTGGGCCGATCCGGCCACCCGGGAGCTGGCGGAGGACCTCCTGGCCGTGACCGACCGGGCCCCCCTTCTGGTGGCGGCCTCGCTCCGCTCCGATCCGGCCTCGGAGGGCTGGACGTTCCGCCTGAAGGTCCTCTCCGAGTTCATGCACCGGGCGGTGGAGCTGCCGCTCACCCCGCTGGCCCGGGAGTCGGCGGAGCGCCTGGTCGACGCGCTGATGCCGATCGGCATCCTCGATCCCACCACCCGATCCGAGATCGTGAGCCGGGCGGAGGGGAACCCCCTGTACGTCGAGGAGCTGCTCCGGGCGGTACTGGAGAGCGGCGTCCCGGACCGGCGGCGGACCTGGACGCTTCCCTCCTCCACGACCGGCCTCATCCCCGCCAGCCTGGAGGGATTGTTCATCGCCCGGATCGACCGGCTCTCTCCCGGAGCCCGCCGGCTGGCCCAGGCGGCGGCCGTGGTGGGGCGGAGCTTCCCGGTCCGGGTCCTGGAACGGCTCCACGACGGCAACGTCCAGGCGGACCTGGCGGAGCTCCTCCGGGCGGAGATCGTGCGGGAGCTCCGCCGGTATCCCGAGCTGGAATGCACGTTCCGCCACGGGCTGGTGCAGGACGCGGCACTCTCGACGCTCACTCCAACCAGCCGCCGGGAGCTGTACGGGCGGGTGGCCGACGCATTCGAGAACGACGTGTACGCAGCGGCGGTGGAGGAGCACCTCGAGGAGCTGGCCTTCTACTACTACCGGAGCGACCAACCGGCCAAGGCGCTCGCGTACCTGGAGCGAGCCGCGGAGCGGGCGGAGTCGCTGGACGCGCGTCCTCAGGCCGCCGAGCTGTGGACCCGGGCCGGGAAGGTGGCGTCCCGGTTGGGAGACGAGGAAGCCGGCAAGCGCGTCGAGGCGCGGCTGGCGCCCCTCGACGCCGGCGGCTCCTGGAAGGG
This genomic interval from Actinomycetota bacterium contains the following:
- a CDS encoding class II aldolase/adducin family protein, whose protein sequence is MGPADALLGEFRTAGRTLFSLGLVKGANGNLSVSDGNRLVITRAGCSLAGLSPDDVLEGSLDGPPAGASSDLALHLAAYRQRGPGAVAHAHPPGTVPEEVGPGTPHGRYAHASSLAEAVAELVREARDGGAT
- the mtnA gene encoding S-methyl-5-thioribose-1-phosphate isomerase: MKPVEWDDGVVRILDQTRLPEEEVYLACRSPHDVAEAIRTLAVRGAPALGVAAAMGVALAAHRSEARGPRGLVHELEREAGRLVATRPTAVNIAWAVGRVLAAVRARGSIDEIRRTALDESLRIALEDEQACLAMGALGAELVPPGANVLTHCNTGMLCTLGTGTALGVVYAAHEAGKRVHVWVDETRPVLQGARLTAWELQRMGVPMTLIADTAPGHLMAQGRVDLVIVGADRIAANGDVANKIGTYQLAVLASHHGVPFYVAAPTSSIDLSTPSGRDIRIEERDPLEVTAPRGVRFAPEGTPAANPAFDVTPARLVSAIVTEQGIVRAPYRSRLRAVVGGSRAS
- a CDS encoding ComF family protein, whose protein sequence is MVRVLRDMLFPLRCASCGAGSWPFCPGCRAALVVVTPPLCARCGRPAEDAVGRCRDCPPTPVEVARSPLVYEGPARAALHRLKFSGWRVVAEAFGAAMAAVNVFEAEAVTWVPLSPGRRARRGFDQARALAVAVAGRVSVPAVPLLERTTETPPQARRSAVERRRAMRGAFRSAGRDPPASVLLVDDVLTTGATAAECARVLVSAGAAHVGLLTAARALSGPIPARCYSRDDSRLSLWLPGDRPR
- the raiA gene encoding ribosome-associated translation inhibitor RaiA, with protein sequence MELVVKGRGVEVTDQLRRTVRHKLDKLSRVEPKAVRVEVEVISERNPRQNGAKRVEATLETPRETFRARAQARDVEVGLDQLVERLERQVRDHREKRRNRILDGANRLKSARTNPGGQTAAE
- a CDS encoding response regulator transcription factor; its protein translation is MGTREVSPQDDQDQLRVLIVDDHALFRRGLEIVLEPEPDITVVGEASDGQEATAKAQELMPDVVLMDVRMPRRSGIEAAREIRDMLPHVRILMLTVSEEEADLYEAIKAGASGYLLKEISTEEIPQAIRSVVAGQSRISPSMASKLLTEFATMSKQAADRRLMPPPRLTDRETEVLGLVANGLNNRDIARELFISENTVKNHVRNILDKLHLHSRMEAVVYAVRQNILDVSDGAGGPSPAVP
- the secA gene encoding preprotein translocase subunit SecA, which translates into the protein MVLDKLGDFGEGRKVKKLGELARVIGTFEPEIEDLSDAELRGKTDEFKRRLADGETLDDILPEAFASVREAAKRTIGQRHFDVQLMGGVVLHQGNIAEMKTGEGKTLVSTLPSYLNSLGGEGVHVVTVNDYLAKRDSEWMGPIFRALGVSIGLIQTSMNPEERRPAYAADVTYGTNNEFGFDYLRDNMAMRLEDMVQRGHHFAIVDEADSILIDEARTPLIISGMVADSAKWYQTFARIAPRLRKDEDYEADESKRTVAVSEEGVRKVEEILGIENLYEHVHTPLVHHLQNSLRAKELYKRDVDYIVANGEVKIVDEFTGRVLEGRRYSEGLHQAIEAKEGVRIKEENQTLATITIQNYFRMYDKLAGMTGTAKTQLVEFEEVYKLGVVDIPTNRPMVRNDQQDVIYKSEDPKWRAVTEDIAERNEKGQPVLVGTVSIEKSERLSGYLRRRGVPHHVLNAKHHEKEAMIVAQAGRLGSVTVATNMAGRGVDILLGGNPEYLARQEMAARGFDNDRYLMFDMDPQEREDYEAEYEPIFRKFKGQTDAEHEEVVQVGGLYVLGTERHESRRIDNQLRGRSGRQGDPGASMFYLSLGDDLMRLFASERIGRIMDRLKWPEDEPIAAKMVSRAIEGAQRQVEGVNFERRKNVLKYDEVMNTQRQVIYTERRKILEGRDLRDDALEMVTDAVQATVAQYVSAEVFSEEWDLESMFNALANIYPVQLRVADLEGVDDPEEVLEKILQEAMAAYEEKEELVGPETMRELERMVLLSIIDNKWREHLYEMDYLEEGIHLRAYGQRDPLVEYQREAHSMFEELKGGIRDEFVRYIYRVELVRQDEPARPRPQRVLVSHGEGGDEAGTAPQARSDKVGRNAPCPCGSGRKYKKCHGATV
- a CDS encoding AAA family ATPase is translated as MDELEAGRGQVLVVTGEAGLGKTRTLAELRRVAGDRVTWLEGRCLSYGGELLYWPFVEMIRSWLGTSEGEAEVAVRMRLRARMAPLLDAQHPDALSYLGRLLSVRLEAEPERDLHPPSADRLSAGIRGAYLAWIERLAAERPVVVAVDDLQWADPATRELAEDLLAVTDRAPLLVAASLRSDPASEGWTFRLKVLSEFMHRAVELPLTPLARESAERLVDALMPIGILDPTTRSEIVSRAEGNPLYVEELLRAVLESGVPDRRRTWTLPSSTTGLIPASLEGLFIARIDRLSPGARRLAQAAAVVGRSFPVRVLERLHDGNVQADLAELLRAEIVRELRRYPELECTFRHGLVQDAALSTLTPTSRRELYGRVADAFENDVYAAAVEEHLEELAFYYYRSDQPAKALAYLERAAERAESLDARPQAAELWTRAGKVASRLGDEEAGKRVEARLAPLDAGGSWKGYA